In the genome of Pseudoliparis swirei isolate HS2019 ecotype Mariana Trench chromosome 3, NWPU_hadal_v1, whole genome shotgun sequence, one region contains:
- the mis18a gene encoding protein Mis18-alpha isoform X1, with protein sequence MAKREHLLKHRAKVVNNTFELSIDSTAVEEKLFGHAEEEEDADDGPVVFICGKCKLPVGDSMSWDGSEDEQNQIRLKRVTDNVAVGEKTRRYEAGKRSLCLVVDLFCCGCRSVLGMVYSSTPKNLDHKRFTFCFNVADIDSYVLGSASQTLAAEGSKEQPITLEYRGVVEQQLTEVHHCCCFSLSVFSVFVSLRDQTFHPRSNTSALKRIAMCHHDNFSQHR encoded by the exons atggcGAAGAGAGAACATTTGTTAAAACACCGAGCTAAAGTTGTTAACAACACGTTTGAGTTGAGTATAGACTCGACTGCCGTCGAAGAAAAGTTGTTTGGCcatgcagaggaggaagaggacgcggACGACGGACCTGTGGTCTTCATCTGCGGGAAGTGCAAGCTGCCTGTCGGGGACTCAATGTCGTGGGATGGAAGTGAAGACGAACAAAACCAAATACGATTGAAGC GGGTCACTGACAACGTCGCGGTTGGAGAAAAGACTCGCCGGTATGAAGCGGGTAAACGATCTCTCTG TCTGGTCGTGGATCTATTCTGTTGCGGCTGCCGCTCTGTGCTTGGAATGGTTTATTCATCAACGCCCAAGAACCTCGACCACAAAAGATTTACTTTCTGTTTCAACGTAGCAGACATAGACAG CTATGTGCTCGGCTCTGCGAGCCAGACGTTGGCAGCAGAGGGCTCCAAAGAGCAGCCCATCACCCTGGAGTACAGAGGCGTCGTTGAACAACAGCTGACAGAGGTACatcactgctgctgcttctctttGTCTGTTTTCTCTGTTTTTGTATCGTTACGAGATCAAACATTTCATCCACGGAGCAACACGTCTGCTCTAAAGCGCATTGCAATGTGTCACCATGACAATTTCTCCCAACACAGGTGA
- the haus1 gene encoding HAUS augmin-like complex subunit 1 isoform X2 — MCEKMNNVNSWLSTVYGDQPVPHFEVNTRTVDILYQLAQSSEARCSDTALLTEDLRQKASEYQCEGAHYRDVLLQGVGLSCASLSKPADDYLSALVDTAMVLGVRDTSLGSFMPAVNNLTNTLLEEEKSNRRLERELRALRSRLGATLVMRSNLQEDINKTVKSQSVESAKAEERMLNMDFVTAKAKELSTRRERADAQLVSRNMDKSITHPAIVQLSEEVTTLKQEIIPMKKKLEPYMDLSPNPSLARVKIEEAKRELAAICSQLEMNMDFK; from the exons ATGTGCGAGAAGATGAATAAT GTGAACAGCTGGCTCAGCACAGTGTACGGCGATCAGCCGGTGCCACACTTTGAGGTCAACACGAGGACGGTGGACATCCTGTACCAGCTGGCACAGTCCAGTGAAGCCCGCTGCAGTGACACGGCTCTTCTCACAGAAGACCTCAGGCAGAAAGCATCCGAGTATCAGTGCGAGG GTGCTCATTACCGCGATGTTCTCCTGCAAGGCGTAGGTCTGTCCTGTGCAAGCTTGTCAAAGCCCGCTGATGACTATTTGTCTGCTTTAGTGGACACGGCCATGGTGCTTGGAGTCAGAGACACATCACTGGGCAG CTTCATGCCGGCGGTGAACAACCTCACCAACACGCTGCTGGAAGAAGAGAAGTCAAACAGGCGACTCGAGAGGGAACTCCGGGCCTTAAGAAGCCGACTCGGTGCTACTCTGGTGATGCGGAGCAACTTGCAAGA GGACATAAACAAAACGGTCAAGTCTCAGTCAGTGGAGAGCGCGAAGGCGGAGGAGAGAATGCTCAACATGGATTTTGTTACGGCAAAGGCAAAAGAGCTCAGCACGAGGCGGGAGAGGGCGGAC GCTCAACTCGTATCCCGGAACATGGACAAATCTATCACCCACCCGGCTATTGTGCAGCTCTCTGAG GAAGTAACCACGTTGAAACAAGAAATAATCCCCATGAAAAAGAAACTGGAGCCTTACATGGACTTAAGCCCA AACCCATCTCTTGCTCGAGTGAAAATAGAAGAGGCCAAAAGAGAGTTG GCCGCCATTTGTTCTCAACTTGAGATGAATATGGATTTCAAGTGA
- the mis18a gene encoding protein Mis18-alpha isoform X2: MAKREHLLKHRAKVVNNTFELSIDSTAVEEKLFGHAEEEEDADDGPVVFICGKCKLPVGDSMSWDGSEDEQNQIRLKRVTDNVAVGEKTRRYEAGKRSLCLVVDLFCCGCRSVLGMVYSSTPKNLDHKRFTFCFNVADIDSYVLGSASQTLAAEGSKEQPITLEYRGVVEQQLTEMKMLVMSMAQRLEEIDAGLPEGCDVK, encoded by the exons atggcGAAGAGAGAACATTTGTTAAAACACCGAGCTAAAGTTGTTAACAACACGTTTGAGTTGAGTATAGACTCGACTGCCGTCGAAGAAAAGTTGTTTGGCcatgcagaggaggaagaggacgcggACGACGGACCTGTGGTCTTCATCTGCGGGAAGTGCAAGCTGCCTGTCGGGGACTCAATGTCGTGGGATGGAAGTGAAGACGAACAAAACCAAATACGATTGAAGC GGGTCACTGACAACGTCGCGGTTGGAGAAAAGACTCGCCGGTATGAAGCGGGTAAACGATCTCTCTG TCTGGTCGTGGATCTATTCTGTTGCGGCTGCCGCTCTGTGCTTGGAATGGTTTATTCATCAACGCCCAAGAACCTCGACCACAAAAGATTTACTTTCTGTTTCAACGTAGCAGACATAGACAG CTATGTGCTCGGCTCTGCGAGCCAGACGTTGGCAGCAGAGGGCTCCAAAGAGCAGCCCATCACCCTGGAGTACAGAGGCGTCGTTGAACAACAGCTGACAGAG ATGAAGATGCTGGTCATGTCCATGGCTCAGAGGCTGGAGGAGATCGACGCCGGCCTTCCCGAGGGATGCGATGTGAAATGA
- the haus1 gene encoding HAUS augmin-like complex subunit 1 isoform X1: MCEKMNNVNSWLSTVYGDQPVPHFEVNTRTVDILYQLAQSSEARCSDTALLTEDLRQKASEYQCEGAHYRDVLLQGVGLSCASLSKPADDYLSALVDTAMVLGVRDTSLGSFMPAVNNLTNTLLEEEKSNRRLERELRALRSRLGATLVMRSNLQEDINKTVKSQSVESAKAEERMLNMDFVTAKAKELSTRRERADAQLVSRNMDKSITHPAIVQLSEEVTTLKQEIIPMKKKLEPYMDLSPNPSLARVKIEEAKRELVSIFVVYSLTDEMWLLNCLFECFLNYRPPFVLNLR, encoded by the exons ATGTGCGAGAAGATGAATAAT GTGAACAGCTGGCTCAGCACAGTGTACGGCGATCAGCCGGTGCCACACTTTGAGGTCAACACGAGGACGGTGGACATCCTGTACCAGCTGGCACAGTCCAGTGAAGCCCGCTGCAGTGACACGGCTCTTCTCACAGAAGACCTCAGGCAGAAAGCATCCGAGTATCAGTGCGAGG GTGCTCATTACCGCGATGTTCTCCTGCAAGGCGTAGGTCTGTCCTGTGCAAGCTTGTCAAAGCCCGCTGATGACTATTTGTCTGCTTTAGTGGACACGGCCATGGTGCTTGGAGTCAGAGACACATCACTGGGCAG CTTCATGCCGGCGGTGAACAACCTCACCAACACGCTGCTGGAAGAAGAGAAGTCAAACAGGCGACTCGAGAGGGAACTCCGGGCCTTAAGAAGCCGACTCGGTGCTACTCTGGTGATGCGGAGCAACTTGCAAGA GGACATAAACAAAACGGTCAAGTCTCAGTCAGTGGAGAGCGCGAAGGCGGAGGAGAGAATGCTCAACATGGATTTTGTTACGGCAAAGGCAAAAGAGCTCAGCACGAGGCGGGAGAGGGCGGAC GCTCAACTCGTATCCCGGAACATGGACAAATCTATCACCCACCCGGCTATTGTGCAGCTCTCTGAG GAAGTAACCACGTTGAAACAAGAAATAATCCCCATGAAAAAGAAACTGGAGCCTTACATGGACTTAAGCCCA AACCCATCTCTTGCTCGAGTGAAAATAGAAGAGGCCAAAAGAGAGTTGGTGAGTATCTTTGTAGTTTATTCATTGACGGATGAGATGTGGTTGCTTAACTGTTTATTTGAATGTTTCCTTAATTACAGGCCGCCATTTGTTCTCAACTTGAGATGA